The following nucleotide sequence is from Paenibacillus odorifer.
CGGAGATAGCGAGTTTCGCAGCAGAACTGTATCCGGATTATAGTTTATTGAAATATCTCATTGCCATTGATTTGTATGCCTCGGCGATACCTTTTTACTTTGCACTGTATCAAGCTTTTAAACTGTTAGGCTATATTGACAAGAACAATGCTTTCTCGGAAATGTCTGTACAGGTTTTAAAGAAAATAAAATATTGTGCAATCATCATCAGTTGCTTGTATGTAGTTGGTATGCCACTCTTTTACCTCATGGCGGAGAAAGATGATGCCCCCGGGATTATAGTCATCGGTTTGATTATCATTTTTGCCTCCATGGTGATTGCCGTTTTTGCTGCAGTTCTACAAAAGCTTTTAAAAGAAGCTATTGATATAAAATCAGAAAATGACTTAACTGTCTGAGGTGAAAACAATGGCGATTATAATTAATATCGACGTGATGCTGGCTAAAAGAAAAATGAGTGTTACTGAGCTTTCGGAGAGAGTTGGAATAACAATGGCTAACCTTTCTATATTGAAAAATGGAAAAGCAAAAGCGGTGCGATTATCAACGTTAGAGGCAATTTGTAAGGCTTTGGAATGTCAGCCTGGAGATCTATTAGAATACAAAAATGATGAGGAAAGTTAAGAATGAAGTCAATAACACAATTGCTGCATTTTGGATATCATCAGGCGATGAGTTGCATATTTCCTATTGCGATTTTTGGGACTTTAGCTCTTTCTAACATAATAGAAATGCCTTTTCTTTACCGTTATGATGCCATTCTTCTAATACTGCTTACAGTGCAGTACCTCATGTACCGTACTGGATTAGAAACACTGGATGAAATAAAAGTAATCTGTGTATTTCACGTTATTGGTTTGTTGCTGGAAATCTATAAGGTAAAGATGGGTTCATGGGCATACCCAGAGCCAGGGTTTACGAAGGTGTTTGGTGTACCCCTCTATAGTGGATTTATGTATGCGAGTGTCGCAAGCTTTATGTGCCAGATATGGCGAAGACTGAAAATGGATATGACCGGTTGGCCGGGGCTTGCTTCAGCGGGATTGTTGGGAGGAGCCATCTATTTAAATTTTTTCACACATCATTTCATTCCTGATTTTCGTTGGTGGCTGACAGCGCTTGTGGTTGTTGTCTTCTGGAAAACATGGATCATTTATAGGGTACGGACGGTTACCTATCGAATGCCCTTGACACTGGCCTTTTTTATTGTAGGATTTTTTATCTGGTTAGCTGAAAATATCGCTACATTTTTTAATGCATGGAAATATCCTGATCAATATCAAACGTGGCAACTGGTTAGTTTCAGTAAGATCAGTTCGTGGTTCCTTCTAGTGATCATTAGCGTCATTATAGTTGCCCAGCTTAAACATGTTAAGGCTAGCCGTAATCCGATAAATTCATAATTGAGCTGAGTTCGGACAATACGGTTGATTTGACGAATAAATCATTCGTTTGTTACAATGACGGCATCAATTAGGAAAAGGATGAGGACGATGGTTCGTCGTTTGAAAAGGTTTAAGAATGTCGCTACTGCATCAAGCTTCTAAGTATAAATGAATTACATTACTTAGAAGCGAGGGGAAGAAAATGAAACAACATCAGTTCAGCCACTGGTCTGAAATTAAGTATTTAAAGGATATTGTCACCAACCCAATGATTGAGGTAGGAGAGTACTCTTACTACTCTGGTTATTACGATAATCTTGATTTTGAAGATGGGTGTGTTAGATACCTTTGGGGTGATGAACAATCAAGAAAGTTGTTTAATCCCAGTGAAGATTATGGTTGGCATTTAGATAAATTGATTATAGGAAATTATGTTTGTATTGCTAGTGGTGTAATTATTCTCATGGGTGGGAATCACAATCATCATCCTGAATGGATCACCGTGTATCCTTTTGTAGATCAGATTGCAAACTCTTACGAATCCAAAGGGGATACAATCATTGCAAGTGATGCCTGGATTGGGATGAATGCAATGATTATGCCCGGTGTGAAAATAGGCGAAGGTGCTATTGTTGCGGCAGGATCAGTTGTTGTAAAGGATGTCCCACCGTATACGATAGTAGGCGGCAATCCTGCTAAAGTGATCAAGCAACGGTTTACAGATCAAGAAATCGAAAAGTTAAAGGAAATGTGCTGGTTCGATTGGAAACGTGAGAAAATTGAACAAGCCACGTCTATCTTTTCAAGTTCATCTATTGATCAATTATATGACTTTTACCTTAAAGAAATAAAAAAATAACAAAATCAGAACAGGCTGCCGGTATATTCTGCAGCCTGTTCTTTTATCTGACAGGGTAGTTTAACAATAATTGTTTTTACCAGATTAATCCTAATTAGTATGTTAATATAGGAATGGACTCATTTAATAAGTTAGGAGGAATTATATTATGGCCTTACCTTTACAAATCCGTCGAATGACACAAAACGATATTGCTATTATACATACGGGGTTATCTGAGCATGACGTAAGCCAACCTCTTGATTATGTCCAGCGTTGTTGGCAAGAAAATCAAAATGAAAAGCGAGTTACAATTTTAGCTTTTTGTGAAAATGAGTTTGTTGGATGGGGACATGTGGTATACAGGTCGGAATATCCTTATTTTGCAGAGAATAATATACCTGAAATTCAAAACTTTGACGTCATCCCGCCATTTAGGAAACGTGGGGTAGGAAGTGTATTAATTGAAGCTCTTGAAAAAGATGCTTTTACTATATCTAATACTATTGGTATTGGATTTGGATTATACGCTGACTATGGAACCGCACAACGGATGTATATAAAGCGTGGTTTTATCCCTGATGGGCGGGGAATCATGTACGATAATAAGCCTGTTGAGCCTGGGGCACATGTTTGTGTGGACGATGATCTCTGCCTTTATCTAATAAAAACTATTGAGCAATAAAAGCAGCTCTTGTACGGGGGAGATAGATTCTGAAGTATATCGAATTTGGTCTTGGCAATACATGGCTTATTAGAACTGAAACGGAGTTAGAGGATGGAACGGAATATGAAGAAAAAGGCATAGTGAAACCGGTAAAGTTCCGCTCGTTATATTTTAGAGTTTGGATTGGCAAAACCGTAATCATTCTAGACTTAAAACAAGGCTTAAAAATAAGTAAGAAGAGTCGTAAAACGTTGAAGATTATTTTTGGTATAACAAGTCTTTAGGTTAAGTATGACAAGGTTGCCGTCTAAATGAACAAATGGAGGAGACCTGACACGAGACTTAGCGCTCCACCTGAGAATTAATAAAAAACTCAAAAATATAATGACAAGCGAGGTTTATATGGATCAGCCAGAGATTTTGACCCAAGCGCTGTCTAAGTTTTATGAAGAACTTGAACGATCTGATTTACCGGTTAATACTTTTATGCTATTGCGAAAGGGAGAAGTTATTACCGAGTTTTATCGTCAACCGTACCGCAAAAACGTTCCCCAAATTTTATTTTCCCTGAGTAAGAGCTTTACATCTATTGCAGCAGGCATAGCATGGGATAACGGTTATTTTGAATTAACGGATAAAGTGGTCTCTTTTTTCCCGGATCAGCTTCCTAGCTCAATCTCGCCTAATTTAGCTAAGATGACGATACATCATCTTCTTTCCATGAATACGGGGCATAACAATAATATATATGGTGCGATAGCCAAGCAAATTGATTGGGTTCGTGCCTTTTTAGCTTTGGACGTAGAAGATGAACCGGGAAGTTATTACAATTACAATACACACGCCACTTATATGGTTTCGGCTATTATCGAAAAGACGACTGGAGAGAATCTTGTTGATTTTCTAATGCCAAGATTATTTACTCCATTGGACATAGAAAGACCGGATTGGGAGACTTGCCCGTTAGGAATTGTTGCTGGTGGAATGGGACTAAGCATACCAACAGATGGAATTGCGAAATTTGGCCAGATGCTCCTCAATCAAGGGGTTTACAATAGCCGTAGAATTGTTTCTGAAGATTATTTAAAGCTGGCGCTAAATGAACAAAGCGATAATCGTTGGGGACAAAATAAGGCTGACTGGTCAAACGGATATGGTTATCAGTTCTTTATGTGCAGGAATGGATGTAAGATGGGGAATGGAGCTTTTGGTCAATTGTGTTTCATTGATCCGAGTCAAGAGATTGTGATTGCTGCAACTTCAAGTTTTACCGAGATGAAGAAGTTACAGGATTTTTTAGATATCATATATGCAAATTTACTGAACCATGATTGGTCAACGGATGTTTCTAACATTATTAAATCTCCTACATTTATCTCCTTAGTAGACAGGATAGTTAGAGTAGATTATAGATCGTACAGTGGAATTTATATCTTTGAAGATAATAAGCATAAAATTAAAGAATTAATACTGAAGTTTGAAGAAGATCACCTTAGTTTTTCTTTACTTTACGACGATCATTTAGATGAATTTAACTTCAATTTTTTAAAGCCTGCCAATGCAAAATGTTTATTTATTAAAGACTTATCCCTTAGTGAGCAGGAAGTTTGTACATCTGCAAGCTGGCAATATGCTGATTCTAAATTAATCCTCACGGTATATTACATTGAAACCCCTTACGTAGTTGATTACACCTTGAGTTTTAGCGGTAAAAAAATTGAATTGCATATGCATAGGAATCTTTCCTTGGAGGATAGAGAAGACATAACTGTTATTGGTTGGGAGGGATGAAATGATCAAGGGTAAAGGATGGATGGCTGTTTTATTTTTGCTGTTTTCTTTAGTTTTTGTGGGAATCACACATCAGGGGACTATGTTTGGGGATTACCTCTTCAGAACCATTGGAATTCCGCCTTGGAGCGAGCCTGCGACAAACCATGGTTTACATTACTCAGCGATATTCGGGATCATTATGTTAATCGTCAGTGGGAGTTTAACTATAAAGCACTTTAGACAGCGTTA
It contains:
- a CDS encoding DUF2975 domain-containing protein, which translates into the protein MERGSTLFLRAAVILIGIPVLALCIFVVPEIASFAAELYPDYSLLKYLIAIDLYASAIPFYFALYQAFKLLGYIDKNNAFSEMSVQVLKKIKYCAIIISCLYVVGMPLFYLMAEKDDAPGIIVIGLIIIFASMVIAVFAAVLQKLLKEAIDIKSENDLTV
- a CDS encoding helix-turn-helix domain-containing protein, with product MAIIINIDVMLAKRKMSVTELSERVGITMANLSILKNGKAKAVRLSTLEAICKALECQPGDLLEYKNDEES
- a CDS encoding DUF817 domain-containing protein, which gives rise to MKSITQLLHFGYHQAMSCIFPIAIFGTLALSNIIEMPFLYRYDAILLILLTVQYLMYRTGLETLDEIKVICVFHVIGLLLEIYKVKMGSWAYPEPGFTKVFGVPLYSGFMYASVASFMCQIWRRLKMDMTGWPGLASAGLLGGAIYLNFFTHHFIPDFRWWLTALVVVVFWKTWIIYRVRTVTYRMPLTLAFFIVGFFIWLAENIATFFNAWKYPDQYQTWQLVSFSKISSWFLLVIISVIIVAQLKHVKASRNPINS
- a CDS encoding CatB-related O-acetyltransferase, yielding MKQHQFSHWSEIKYLKDIVTNPMIEVGEYSYYSGYYDNLDFEDGCVRYLWGDEQSRKLFNPSEDYGWHLDKLIIGNYVCIASGVIILMGGNHNHHPEWITVYPFVDQIANSYESKGDTIIASDAWIGMNAMIMPGVKIGEGAIVAAGSVVVKDVPPYTIVGGNPAKVIKQRFTDQEIEKLKEMCWFDWKREKIEQATSIFSSSSIDQLYDFYLKEIKK
- a CDS encoding GNAT family N-acetyltransferase, whose product is MALPLQIRRMTQNDIAIIHTGLSEHDVSQPLDYVQRCWQENQNEKRVTILAFCENEFVGWGHVVYRSEYPYFAENNIPEIQNFDVIPPFRKRGVGSVLIEALEKDAFTISNTIGIGFGLYADYGTAQRMYIKRGFIPDGRGIMYDNKPVEPGAHVCVDDDLCLYLIKTIEQ
- a CDS encoding DUF3977 family protein, producing MKYIEFGLGNTWLIRTETELEDGTEYEEKGIVKPVKFRSLYFRVWIGKTVIILDLKQGLKISKKSRKTLKIIFGITSL
- a CDS encoding serine hydrolase domain-containing protein, coding for MTSEVYMDQPEILTQALSKFYEELERSDLPVNTFMLLRKGEVITEFYRQPYRKNVPQILFSLSKSFTSIAAGIAWDNGYFELTDKVVSFFPDQLPSSISPNLAKMTIHHLLSMNTGHNNNIYGAIAKQIDWVRAFLALDVEDEPGSYYNYNTHATYMVSAIIEKTTGENLVDFLMPRLFTPLDIERPDWETCPLGIVAGGMGLSIPTDGIAKFGQMLLNQGVYNSRRIVSEDYLKLALNEQSDNRWGQNKADWSNGYGYQFFMCRNGCKMGNGAFGQLCFIDPSQEIVIAATSSFTEMKKLQDFLDIIYANLLNHDWSTDVSNIIKSPTFISLVDRIVRVDYRSYSGIYIFEDNKHKIKELILKFEEDHLSFSLLYDDHLDEFNFNFLKPANAKCLFIKDLSLSEQEVCTSASWQYADSKLILTVYYIETPYVVDYTLSFSGKKIELHMHRNLSLEDREDITVIGWEG